A window of the Aquimarina spinulae genome harbors these coding sequences:
- a CDS encoding KpsF/GutQ family sugar-phosphate isomerase, translating to MNTQDTIISYAKKTVAEEARAIAHLEELIDKEFSDAVETIHNSKGRVIITGIGKSAIVATKIVATMNSTGTPAVFMHAADAIHGDLGNILEDDIVICISKSGNTPEIKVLVPLIKNFKNPLIGITANKESFLGQEADYVLHAYVEKEACPNNLAPTTSTTAQLVIGDALAVCLLHLQGFSSRDFAKYHPGGALGKKLYLRVSDITSRNEKPEVSPESNINNVIVEMTEKRLGATAVTENGTILGIITDGDLRRMLTKGTTSFEGLIAKDIMSPNPKRIDNDAMAVDALEKLEENSITQLLAEKDGKYVGLLHIHDLMREGIL from the coding sequence TTGAACACCCAGGACACTATAATTTCATATGCCAAAAAAACTGTTGCCGAGGAAGCTCGTGCAATTGCCCACTTAGAAGAGCTCATTGATAAAGAATTTTCTGATGCTGTAGAAACGATACATAACTCAAAAGGTAGAGTTATTATTACCGGTATAGGCAAAAGTGCTATTGTTGCCACCAAAATTGTTGCTACAATGAATTCTACAGGTACTCCTGCAGTTTTTATGCATGCTGCCGACGCCATTCATGGTGATTTAGGAAATATTCTCGAAGATGATATCGTTATTTGTATTTCTAAAAGTGGTAATACTCCAGAAATAAAAGTTCTGGTTCCTTTGATTAAAAATTTTAAAAACCCTTTAATTGGCATTACAGCTAATAAAGAGTCTTTTTTAGGTCAGGAAGCTGATTATGTATTGCATGCCTATGTAGAAAAAGAAGCATGCCCTAATAATCTAGCCCCTACAACAAGTACCACTGCGCAACTGGTTATAGGAGATGCACTTGCAGTATGCTTATTGCACCTGCAAGGGTTTTCTAGTAGGGATTTTGCCAAATATCATCCAGGAGGTGCATTGGGAAAAAAACTATACCTTCGAGTAAGCGATATCACATCTCGAAACGAAAAACCTGAAGTATCTCCAGAGTCTAATATAAATAATGTAATTGTTGAAATGACAGAAAAAAGATTAGGAGCTACCGCAGTTACAGAAAACGGGACTATTCTTGGTATTATAACTGATGGAGACTTGCGTAGAATGTTAACAAAAGGCACTACTTCTTTTGAGGGCTTGATCGCTAAAGATATTATGTCTCCTAACCCCAAACGTATTGATAATGATGCAATGGCAGTAGATGCTTTAGAGAAATTAGAGGAAAACTCAATAACTCAATTACTAGCAGAAAAGGATGGTAAATATGTCGGGTTACTACACATTCATGATTTAATGAGAGAAGGTATTTTATAA
- a CDS encoding ABC-F family ATP-binding cassette domain-containing protein, with amino-acid sequence MNYVSVENIAKGFGERILFKNISFGINEGQKIGFVAKNGTGKTSLLDIVAGDEEPDEGQVVYRKNLKVAFLPQEPNLDPSLTIEQTIFASDNDILQVINTYEKALLNPDDVESYQLAFEKMDAMNAWDFETQYKQILFKLKLEDLNKKVSELSGGQKKRLALANILLSKPNLLYLDEPTNHLDLEMIEWLEEYFAKENFTLFMVTHDRYFLENVCNEIIELENGQLYSYKGNYAYYLANKEARIVNEQITTDKAKQLYKKELDWMRRQPKARTTKSKSRIDDFYEIKERAHKRRNDHEVQLEINMERMGSKILELHKISKRFDKLILLDQFEYVFKKGERIGIIGKNGTGKSTFLNMITGAIPPDHGKIVIGDTIKFGYYTQSGITIKEGQKVIDVIREFGDYIPLKKGRQISAQQLLERFLFDRKKQYDFVEKLSGGERKRLYLCTVLIQNPNFLILDEPTNDLDIVTLNVLENFLLDFPGCLIVVSHDRYFMDKIVDHLFVFRGNGVIQDFPGNYTDYRIYEDSKEVEVKTSDTTIDTKVKNTWKKDNKVALSYNEQKEFSKIERELKKLELQKKEIENLFAEGNLDEERINTESKKLQKIIQEIEENEMRWFELSEKMEE; translated from the coding sequence GTGAATTACGTATCAGTAGAAAATATCGCTAAAGGATTCGGAGAGCGTATCCTTTTTAAAAACATTTCTTTCGGAATTAACGAAGGGCAAAAAATCGGTTTTGTCGCCAAAAACGGAACTGGAAAAACTTCTCTCCTTGATATTGTTGCCGGTGACGAAGAACCCGATGAAGGCCAAGTTGTATATCGCAAAAATCTTAAAGTAGCTTTTTTGCCTCAGGAACCTAATTTGGATCCTTCCCTTACCATCGAACAAACTATTTTTGCCTCAGACAATGATATTCTTCAAGTAATTAACACTTATGAAAAAGCGTTGTTAAACCCCGACGATGTAGAAAGCTATCAGCTAGCATTTGAAAAAATGGATGCAATGAATGCCTGGGACTTTGAAACACAGTATAAACAAATACTTTTTAAGCTTAAACTAGAGGACCTTAATAAAAAGGTAAGTGAATTATCTGGTGGACAAAAGAAACGATTAGCCCTTGCCAATATATTATTAAGCAAACCTAATCTATTATATCTTGATGAGCCTACTAACCATTTGGATTTAGAAATGATAGAATGGTTAGAAGAATATTTTGCCAAAGAGAATTTTACGCTATTCATGGTAACTCATGATCGTTATTTTTTAGAAAATGTATGTAATGAGATTATAGAATTAGAAAATGGTCAACTCTATAGTTACAAAGGTAATTATGCCTATTATTTGGCCAATAAAGAGGCTAGAATTGTAAATGAGCAAATTACAACAGATAAAGCCAAGCAACTTTACAAAAAAGAATTAGACTGGATGCGCCGCCAACCGAAAGCGCGTACGACCAAATCCAAATCTAGAATTGATGATTTCTATGAAATCAAAGAACGTGCTCACAAACGTCGTAATGATCATGAAGTTCAGCTCGAGATTAATATGGAACGCATGGGGAGTAAGATTCTCGAACTTCATAAAATATCTAAACGTTTCGACAAACTTATCTTGTTAGACCAATTCGAATATGTTTTCAAAAAAGGAGAACGTATTGGTATCATTGGTAAAAACGGAACCGGTAAATCCACTTTTCTAAATATGATTACAGGTGCTATACCTCCTGATCATGGAAAAATTGTGATTGGCGATACGATAAAATTTGGATACTATACACAAAGTGGGATTACTATTAAAGAAGGCCAAAAAGTTATCGATGTAATTCGAGAATTTGGAGATTATATTCCTTTAAAAAAAGGAAGACAAATTTCTGCACAACAATTGCTTGAACGCTTTTTATTTGACCGCAAAAAACAATATGATTTTGTAGAAAAATTAAGTGGTGGTGAACGCAAAAGATTATACCTATGTACCGTTTTAATTCAAAATCCTAATTTTTTGATTCTCGATGAACCAACCAATGATTTAGATATTGTAACTCTTAATGTGCTTGAAAATTTCTTATTAGATTTTCCGGGATGTTTGATTGTAGTATCTCATGATCGTTATTTTATGGATAAGATCGTAGATCATTTATTTGTGTTTAGAGGTAATGGCGTTATTCAGGATTTTCCCGGTAATTATACCGATTATCGTATTTATGAAGACAGTAAAGAAGTCGAGGTAAAAACATCTGATACTACTATAGATACAAAAGTCAAAAACACCTGGAAAAAGGACAATAAAGTTGCTCTTTCTTATAATGAGCAAAAAGAATTTAGTAAAATTGAACGAGAGCTTAAAAAATTAGAGCTGCAAAAAAAAGAAATCGAAAACCTTTTTGCCGAAGGTAATCTGGACGAAGAAAGAATAAATACCGAGTCTAAAAAACTTCAGAAAATCATCCAGGAAATTGAAGAAAATGAAATGCGATGGTTTGAGCTTTCTGAAAAAATGGAAGAATGA
- the lptB gene encoding LPS export ABC transporter ATP-binding protein — MKLKADNLVKSYKGRKVVKGISLEVNQGEIVGLLGPNGAGKTTSFYMIVGLVKPNGGKITLDNTDITKYPMYKRAQNGIGYLAQEASVFRKLSIEDNILSVLQLTKLSKKEQLHKMEALIEEFGLGHIRKNRGDLLSGGERRRTEIARALATDPNFILLDEPFAGVDPVAVEDIQRIVAQLKDKNIGILITDHNVQETLAITDRTYLMFEGSILKAGIPEELAEDEMVRKVYLGQNFELRKKKLNF; from the coding sequence ATGAAGTTAAAAGCAGATAATCTTGTAAAATCATATAAAGGTAGAAAAGTAGTAAAAGGAATCTCTCTGGAGGTGAATCAGGGAGAAATTGTTGGGCTTCTGGGACCAAATGGTGCCGGTAAAACAACCTCCTTTTATATGATTGTTGGTTTGGTAAAGCCTAATGGAGGAAAAATTACACTAGACAATACCGATATTACCAAATATCCAATGTATAAACGTGCCCAAAATGGTATTGGTTATTTGGCTCAGGAAGCTTCTGTGTTCAGAAAATTAAGTATCGAAGATAATATCTTAAGTGTACTTCAGCTCACCAAACTTTCTAAAAAAGAGCAATTGCATAAAATGGAAGCACTTATCGAAGAGTTTGGCTTAGGGCATATCCGTAAAAACCGTGGTGATCTCCTAAGTGGTGGTGAGCGCCGTCGTACAGAGATAGCAAGAGCACTGGCTACAGATCCCAATTTTATCCTTTTGGATGAACCCTTTGCAGGGGTAGATCCAGTAGCTGTAGAAGATATACAACGTATTGTTGCACAATTAAAAGATAAAAACATCGGTATTCTGATTACGGATCATAACGTACAGGAAACTCTTGCTATAACAGATAGAACCTATTTGATGTTTGAAGGAAGTATTCTAAAAGCTGGTATTCCCGAAGAATTGGCCGAAGATGAAATGGTACGTAAAGTTTATCTGGGACAAAATTTCGAACTTAGAAAAAAGAAATTGAATTTTTAA
- a CDS encoding CDP-alcohol phosphatidyltransferase family protein — protein sequence MLIKRQIPNFITLLNLFCGCIAVIFAVLEQLEFTALFVMLGIGFDFFDGFAARILDVKSELGLQLDSLADMVTSGVAPGIVMYQLLSQVFGKPFYVTPDSWNSEQILASFDMSYVSLLGLLITLASAYRLAKFNIDTRQTTSFIGLPTPANTLLIVSLPLILKFQQEPWILEIILNKWFLIGLTILSCYLLNAEIPLFALKFKNWRFAENRIRYIFIILTIILIVFLKFIAIPCVILLYILMSLFFKEKKLIGE from the coding sequence ATGCTTATTAAAAGACAAATCCCAAACTTCATAACGCTTCTCAACCTTTTTTGCGGATGTATTGCTGTTATTTTTGCTGTTTTGGAGCAATTAGAATTTACTGCATTGTTTGTAATGCTAGGTATAGGATTTGACTTTTTTGATGGTTTTGCAGCCAGAATATTAGATGTTAAGAGTGAATTGGGATTACAACTTGATTCTTTGGCAGATATGGTTACCAGTGGGGTTGCACCTGGTATTGTGATGTATCAATTGTTATCTCAAGTTTTTGGAAAACCATTTTATGTAACTCCTGATTCTTGGAATTCTGAACAGATTTTAGCGAGTTTTGATATGTCTTATGTATCCTTACTGGGTTTATTGATAACCTTGGCTTCTGCATATCGATTAGCTAAATTTAATATAGATACCCGCCAAACTACTTCATTTATTGGTTTACCCACACCAGCAAATACATTATTAATTGTTAGTTTGCCATTAATACTCAAGTTTCAGCAAGAACCCTGGATTTTAGAAATAATCCTTAATAAATGGTTTTTGATAGGATTAACTATACTAAGTTGTTATTTACTTAATGCTGAGATTCCTCTATTTGCTTTAAAATTTAAGAATTGGAGGTTTGCAGAAAATAGGATTCGTTATATTTTTATAATACTTACCATTATTTTAATTGTATTCTTAAAATTTATAGCAATACCTTGTGTGATATTGCTTTATATTTTAATGTCTTTATTTTTCAAAGAAAAAAAGCTGATCGGAGAATAG
- a CDS encoding C-type lectin domain-containing protein, with product MRKTLLYLFTLFFTLLSFAQGTYRDEFGSVSYANNDGTLNWAANWNEIEPFDVNNDPTQGFISINGSRLRFRWIWTETIDRRADLSGATSATLSFNWETSSLEAGEELAIRASSDGTNFTTLATFGGTQSGFYSVDISAYISANTTIRFDNVGNNWSGNNDRVFIDNVQILTAVTVNQPPTIVVSGDQHFCPNPTNSKPVVQTVAITDPDDTTADEISIQISSGYVNGQDLLTLTGSHPSITSSWNATEGRLFLTGPATFAEFEAAILAVVYSASASSPPELKEFSVVIGNALFLPETGHFYEFVSDAGIRWDDARDDAATRTYFGLQGYLATLTSAAEAAFAGSQITGNGWIGANDEATEGQWTWVTGPEAGTLFWTGNQTGSVVPGEFAFWNTGEPNNCCGGEDYAHITAPGIGIPNSWNDLPIAGGGGAYASQGYIVEYGGMPGDIPLQISGVTRLRISCSVITNRQRTYRVNN from the coding sequence ATGAGAAAGACACTACTTTATTTATTTACCTTGTTTTTTACTTTGTTATCCTTTGCTCAAGGAACATATAGAGACGAATTTGGATCTGTATCTTATGCAAACAATGATGGGACGCTAAATTGGGCAGCAAACTGGAATGAAATTGAGCCTTTTGATGTTAATAATGACCCAACTCAAGGTTTTATTAGTATTAACGGTAGTCGACTTAGATTTAGATGGATATGGACTGAAACTATAGACAGGCGAGCAGATTTATCGGGAGCAACTAGTGCTACACTTTCTTTTAATTGGGAAACATCTAGCTTGGAAGCAGGAGAAGAGCTTGCTATTAGAGCTTCAAGTGATGGGACTAATTTTACTACTTTAGCAACATTTGGAGGTACGCAATCTGGTTTTTATAGCGTAGATATTTCGGCGTATATTTCTGCTAATACAACAATTCGTTTTGATAATGTCGGAAACAATTGGAGTGGTAATAATGATAGGGTTTTTATCGATAATGTACAGATCTTAACTGCGGTAACTGTTAATCAACCTCCTACTATTGTAGTTAGTGGTGATCAGCATTTTTGTCCTAACCCTACTAATTCTAAACCAGTAGTGCAAACAGTTGCAATTACCGATCCCGACGATACAACTGCAGACGAGATTTCAATACAAATATCATCAGGATATGTAAATGGGCAAGATTTGTTAACATTAACTGGTAGTCATCCTAGTATAACTAGTTCTTGGAATGCAACAGAAGGGAGATTATTTCTTACTGGCCCAGCAACATTTGCCGAGTTTGAAGCGGCAATTTTAGCTGTAGTATACTCAGCAAGCGCATCTAGCCCACCCGAATTAAAAGAATTTTCTGTAGTGATAGGGAATGCGCTTTTCCTGCCTGAGACTGGACATTTTTATGAATTTGTATCAGATGCAGGGATTCGCTGGGATGATGCTAGAGATGATGCCGCTACAAGAACATATTTTGGCTTACAAGGGTATTTAGCGACATTGACTAGTGCTGCTGAAGCTGCTTTTGCAGGATCACAGATAACAGGTAATGGATGGATAGGAGCAAATGACGAGGCAACAGAAGGGCAATGGACATGGGTTACCGGACCAGAAGCAGGAACTCTTTTTTGGACAGGAAATCAAACTGGATCTGTTGTTCCTGGTGAATTTGCATTTTGGAACACAGGAGAACCTAACAATTGTTGTGGAGGAGAAGACTATGCACATATTACAGCACCAGGTATCGGGATTCCTAATTCATGGAATGACTTACCTATTGCCGGAGGAGGAGGAGCGTATGCATCACAGGGTTATATTGTAGAATATGGCGGTATGCCAGGTGATATACCTCTACAAATATCTGGAGTAACTAGATTGAGAATAAGTTGCTCTGTGATTACCAATAGACAACGAACGTATAGAGTAAATAACTAG
- the lnt gene encoding apolipoprotein N-acyltransferase: MRNIILCTISGLLLAISWPTYGFPLFLFFGFVPLLIAEYNIRKNKYSKSQVFAFAFLAFFIWNIITTWWIYNSTAFGMWFAEIVNSLVMTLVFLIYHIVAKRTTFTISSIFLVCFWMTFEYTHLQWEFSWPWLNLGNGFASFTSWVQWYEYTGTFGGTLWIWIINISIFKSILLFKEHKDKAILYRSAISNGLIILIPIIISFIILKTYKEEGNDIEVVILQPNINPYTEKYNTTDTRIGKLLDSLTNTVATSKTDFIVAPETVFADNNRLTNFSISIAKKTAQLILNQYPNANVLSGISLIDVFNDPGKIRKQTNTYKEGIYYDDYNSAFFVRPDGTDELYHKSKLVVGVENFPYQSVLKPILGDAMIDLGGTVAKKTTQEDREVFFSKDSIGVGTLICYESIYGEFATGYIRNNASFLAIITNDAWWGNTQGHRQHLSYARLRAIETRRSIARSANTGISAIINQTGNIVAKLDYEKQGALKGTLVTNDKITFYAKAGNYLARVAIFLSIFIFLFSVTRRKRKMSLSS, from the coding sequence ATGAGAAACATCATATTGTGTACTATTTCAGGCCTTTTACTCGCCATTAGCTGGCCGACCTATGGCTTTCCTTTATTTCTATTCTTTGGGTTTGTTCCTCTTTTGATTGCAGAATATAACATTCGTAAAAATAAATACAGTAAAAGCCAGGTTTTTGCCTTTGCTTTTCTCGCCTTTTTTATTTGGAATATAATTACCACCTGGTGGATCTATAATTCTACTGCGTTTGGTATGTGGTTTGCAGAAATTGTAAATAGTCTGGTAATGACTTTGGTGTTTTTGATTTATCATATTGTTGCCAAAAGAACCACATTTACGATCAGTAGTATATTTCTGGTTTGCTTTTGGATGACTTTTGAATATACGCACTTACAATGGGAGTTTTCCTGGCCCTGGCTTAATCTGGGTAATGGATTCGCAAGCTTTACCTCTTGGGTACAATGGTACGAATACACAGGAACTTTTGGTGGTACGCTTTGGATCTGGATCATTAACATTAGTATTTTTAAAAGCATACTGCTTTTTAAAGAACATAAGGATAAAGCTATTCTATACAGGTCTGCAATTAGTAATGGATTGATTATTCTAATCCCTATTATAATATCATTTATTATTCTAAAAACGTATAAAGAAGAAGGTAACGATATCGAAGTCGTTATTCTACAGCCAAACATAAATCCCTATACAGAAAAGTATAACACCACAGATACCCGAATAGGTAAATTATTAGACTCACTAACTAATACCGTTGCTACTTCAAAAACAGATTTTATTGTTGCTCCAGAAACTGTTTTTGCAGACAATAACAGACTTACTAATTTCTCTATCTCTATTGCTAAAAAAACTGCACAACTAATACTTAATCAATACCCTAATGCAAATGTATTATCAGGAATATCATTAATAGATGTATTTAATGACCCTGGTAAAATTCGCAAACAAACGAACACTTATAAAGAAGGCATTTATTATGATGACTATAATTCTGCATTTTTTGTTCGTCCCGACGGAACTGATGAGTTATATCACAAAAGTAAATTAGTTGTTGGTGTAGAAAATTTTCCATACCAAAGTGTTTTAAAACCTATTTTGGGTGATGCTATGATTGATCTTGGCGGAACGGTCGCCAAGAAAACTACGCAAGAAGATAGAGAAGTATTCTTCTCTAAAGATAGTATTGGAGTAGGAACTTTAATCTGTTATGAGAGTATATATGGAGAATTTGCTACAGGGTATATTAGAAATAACGCAAGCTTTCTGGCAATTATTACTAATGATGCCTGGTGGGGCAATACTCAAGGACATAGACAACACTTATCTTATGCCAGACTAAGAGCTATTGAAACCAGAAGAAGCATTGCACGAAGTGCCAATACCGGAATTTCTGCTATTATTAACCAAACAGGAAATATCGTAGCAAAATTAGACTATGAAAAACAAGGAGCATTAAAAGGAACCCTTGTTACAAATGATAAAATCACATTTTATGCGAAAGCAGGAAATTATCTGGCTAGAGTTGCTATATTTTTATCGATTTTTATATTTCTTTTTTCTGTAACCCGACGAAAAAGAAAAATGTCTTTATCCTCTTAA
- a CDS encoding carboxymuconolactone decarboxylase family protein, whose translation MSDIVDEFNSYREKMNSRILEDNNKIIKRIFNLDTNAYMEGALNVKTKELLGLVASVVLRCDDCVRYHLETCHKEGLTKEEVVESLSIATLVGGTIVIPHLRRAYEFWDALEAKAS comes from the coding sequence ATGAGTGATATAGTTGACGAATTCAACAGCTACAGAGAGAAAATGAATTCTCGTATTCTGGAGGACAATAATAAAATAATTAAGAGAATCTTTAACCTGGATACCAATGCCTATATGGAAGGTGCTCTAAATGTAAAAACAAAAGAATTATTAGGGTTAGTAGCTTCTGTAGTACTGCGCTGTGACGATTGTGTACGCTACCATCTTGAAACCTGTCATAAAGAAGGGTTAACCAAAGAAGAAGTGGTCGAATCCCTTAGTATTGCTACCCTGGTAGGAGGTACTATCGTTATCCCTCATTTACGTCGTGCTTATGAGTTTTGGGACGCACTTGAAGCAAAAGCTTCTTAA
- the tatC gene encoding twin-arginine translocase subunit TatC translates to MADNTTQKDPQSMSFLDHLEELRWHLIRATVAVLIAGIIAFISKELIFDVIIFGPKKPDFPTYNGLCNLSKLLGLDESLCFKELPFSVQSRKVAGQFSVHIWTSITAGFIIAFPYVLYEFWKFISPALYDKEKKNSKGFIIICSCLFFLGVLFGYYVITPLSINFLGGYQVSKEVLNEFDIDSYIALVRASVIACGLIFELPVIMFFLTKVGLVTPEFLRKYRKFALVIVLILSAVITPPDIASQVIVAIPVLILYEVSIFISKAVIKKEKKKLQKQSK, encoded by the coding sequence ATGGCTGACAACACTACTCAAAAAGACCCTCAGTCTATGTCTTTTCTAGATCATCTAGAAGAGCTACGCTGGCATTTAATTCGGGCTACGGTTGCAGTACTCATTGCCGGAATTATAGCTTTTATATCAAAAGAACTCATCTTCGATGTTATAATTTTTGGTCCAAAAAAACCAGATTTCCCCACCTATAACGGTCTCTGTAATCTATCTAAACTTCTAGGTTTAGATGAAAGTTTATGCTTTAAAGAATTACCTTTTAGCGTGCAGAGTAGAAAAGTAGCGGGTCAATTTTCTGTTCATATCTGGACCTCAATAACAGCAGGTTTTATTATAGCATTTCCTTATGTACTATATGAATTCTGGAAATTCATTTCTCCCGCATTGTATGATAAAGAGAAAAAGAATTCTAAAGGATTTATTATTATCTGTTCCTGTTTATTTTTCCTGGGAGTACTTTTTGGATACTACGTGATTACACCATTATCCATTAATTTCTTAGGAGGATATCAAGTGAGTAAAGAGGTGCTTAACGAATTTGATATTGATAGCTATATAGCACTGGTAAGAGCTTCAGTAATAGCTTGTGGTCTAATATTCGAACTTCCTGTTATTATGTTTTTCCTTACCAAAGTAGGGTTAGTTACTCCTGAGTTCTTAAGGAAATACAGAAAATTTGCTTTAGTAATTGTATTAATACTTTCTGCCGTAATTACACCACCTGATATTGCTAGTCAGGTTATTGTTGCTATTCCGGTTTTAATATTATACGAGGTAAGTATTTTTATATCTAAAGCTGTTATAAAAAAAGAAAAGAAAAAATTACAAAAACAATCTAAATGA
- a CDS encoding RecQ family ATP-dependent DNA helicase — protein MSLNETDLQSALKKHFGFSQFRGLQEKVIQSVLEKQNTFVIMPTGGGKSLCYQLPALMCKGTAIVVSPLIALMKNQVDAIRSISSVEGIAHVLNSSLNKSEVKRVKEDIINGVTKLLYVAPESLTKEEYVDFLKSQEISFLAVDEAHCISEWGHDFRPEYRNLRNIIKRIGEDIPIIGLTATATPKVQEDILKNLGMSDAKTFKASFNRPNLFYEIRPKTKNVDADITRFVKQNSGKSGIIYCLSRKRVEELAQTLEVNGVKAVPYHAGLDAKTRAKHQDMFLMEDVDVVVATIAFGMGIDKPDVRFVIHHDMPKSIESYYQETGRAGRDGGEGHCLAYYAYKDIEKLEKFMSGKPVAEQEIGHALLQEIVAFAETSISRRKFILHYFGEEFDDVNGDGADMDDNVRNPKKKHEAKDEVKLLLEVVSKTGEIYKSKDLVNTLIGKSNALIISHRTHQQDFFGSGKARDDKYWMALARQVLVKGYLRKDIETYGVIRITAEGKKFIDNPISFMMTEDHIYNQTTDDSIITAAKSGAKGGSDDKLVGMLRNLRKTVSKKLGVPPFVVFQDPSIDDMALKYPVTVEELANVHGVGEGKAKKYGPAFVALIAEYVEENDIMRPDDFVVKSTGANSGLKLYIIQNVDRKLPLDDIAAAKGMDMTAFIKEMEAIVYSGTKLNIGYWIDEILDEDQQEEIHEYFIEAENDKIDTAIEEFDGDYDDEELRLYRIKFISDVAN, from the coding sequence ATGAGTTTGAATGAAACTGACTTGCAAAGTGCTTTAAAAAAACATTTTGGGTTTAGTCAATTTAGAGGACTACAGGAAAAGGTAATACAAAGTGTTTTGGAAAAACAAAATACATTTGTAATCATGCCTACAGGCGGAGGTAAATCCCTATGTTATCAACTGCCCGCTTTAATGTGTAAAGGGACCGCTATTGTGGTTTCACCCCTGATCGCATTAATGAAAAACCAAGTGGATGCTATTCGAAGTATTTCATCAGTAGAGGGTATTGCCCATGTACTTAATTCGTCTCTTAATAAATCCGAAGTAAAAAGGGTAAAAGAAGATATAATTAATGGGGTCACTAAGCTATTGTACGTTGCACCAGAATCACTTACTAAAGAAGAGTATGTAGATTTTTTAAAATCTCAGGAAATTTCTTTTTTAGCAGTAGACGAAGCGCATTGTATTAGTGAATGGGGGCATGATTTTAGACCCGAATACAGAAATCTACGCAATATTATAAAAAGAATAGGAGAAGATATTCCTATTATAGGACTTACCGCAACTGCAACTCCAAAAGTACAGGAAGATATTCTTAAAAATTTAGGGATGAGTGATGCTAAAACATTTAAAGCATCATTTAATCGCCCTAATCTGTTTTATGAAATACGCCCTAAAACAAAAAATGTAGATGCAGATATAACCCGTTTTGTGAAACAAAATAGTGGTAAAAGTGGGATTATATATTGTCTTAGTAGAAAAAGAGTAGAAGAGCTGGCACAGACATTAGAAGTTAATGGTGTAAAAGCTGTTCCTTATCATGCAGGATTAGACGCCAAAACCAGAGCTAAACATCAGGATATGTTTTTGATGGAAGATGTAGATGTGGTAGTTGCTACCATTGCCTTCGGAATGGGAATCGATAAACCCGATGTGCGCTTTGTGATTCATCATGATATGCCTAAAAGTATAGAGAGTTATTACCAGGAAACAGGACGTGCTGGCCGAGATGGAGGAGAAGGACATTGCTTGGCATACTATGCATATAAAGATATAGAAAAGTTAGAAAAATTTATGAGCGGTAAACCTGTTGCCGAACAGGAGATAGGCCACGCTTTGTTACAAGAAATAGTAGCATTTGCAGAAACCTCTATATCCAGACGTAAATTTATATTACATTATTTTGGTGAAGAGTTTGATGATGTAAATGGTGATGGTGCTGATATGGATGACAATGTACGTAACCCAAAGAAAAAGCACGAAGCTAAAGATGAAGTAAAGTTACTGCTTGAAGTCGTTAGTAAAACTGGAGAGATATATAAATCTAAAGATCTGGTTAATACACTTATAGGTAAGAGCAATGCCTTAATTATTTCGCATAGAACACATCAACAAGATTTCTTTGGAAGTGGTAAAGCAAGAGATGACAAATATTGGATGGCTCTTGCACGCCAGGTGTTGGTAAAAGGATATTTGCGTAAAGATATCGAAACTTATGGAGTGATTAGGATTACTGCAGAAGGAAAAAAATTTATCGACAACCCGATAAGTTTTATGATGACCGAGGATCATATATATAATCAAACTACCGATGATTCTATAATAACTGCAGCAAAGTCTGGAGCTAAAGGAGGTAGTGATGATAAGTTAGTTGGGATGCTACGGAATTTAAGAAAAACAGTATCCAAAAAACTAGGAGTTCCTCCATTTGTAGTGTTTCAGGATCCTTCTATTGATGATATGGCTCTTAAATATCCCGTTACTGTAGAAGAATTAGCAAATGTTCATGGTGTAGGTGAAGGCAAAGCCAAAAAATACGGCCCTGCATTTGTAGCGCTTATAGCAGAATATGTAGAAGAAAATGATATTATGAGACCCGATGATTTTGTAGTTAAAAGTACAGGAGCTAATAGTGGTCTAAAATTATATATCATACAAAATGTAGATAGAAAACTACCTTTGGATGATATAGCTGCTGCAAAAGGGATGGATATGACTGCTTTTATAAAAGAAATGGAAGCTATTGTCTATAGCGGTACTAAACTTAATATTGGGTATTGGATAGATGAAATTCTTGATGAAGACCAGCAAGAAGAAATTCATGAATATTTTATTGAAGCCGAAAATGATAAAATAGATACAGCAATAGAAGAATTTGATGGGGACTATGATGATGAAGAATTACGTCTATATCGTATCAAATTTATTAGTGATGTAGCGAATTAG